In Lacerta agilis isolate rLacAgi1 chromosome 1, rLacAgi1.pri, whole genome shotgun sequence, the following proteins share a genomic window:
- the SLC1A2 gene encoding excitatory amino acid transporter 2 isoform X2: protein MASTEGANNMPKQVEVRMHESHLSPVEAKKKNLCVRFCLSLRKNLLLSLTVFGVIMGALCGALLRMATPINPDVVMLIAFPGDILMRMLKMLILPLIISSLITGLSGLDAKASGRLGTRAMVYYMSTTIIAAILGVILVLAIHPGNPKLKKQLGEGKKNDEVSSLDAFLDLIRNLFPENLVQACFQQIQTVTKKVLVPQEIDEPSNATDSIFDMLNETEVTPEPQLVIKKGLEFKDGMNVLGLIGFFIAFGITMGKMGDQAKMMVDFFNILNEIVMKLVTMIMWYSPLGIACLICGKIIAIKDLEVVARQLGMYMVTVIIGLIIHGGIFLPLIYFVVTRKNPFTFFVGIFQAWITALGTASSAGTLPVTFRCLEENLGIDKRVTRFVLPVGATINMDGTALYEAVAAIFIAQMNGIALDGGQIVTVSLTATLASVGAASIPSAGLVTMLLILTAVGLPTQDISLLVAVDWLLDRMRTSVNVVGDSFGAGIVYHLSKAELDNIDAHHKVHEDIEMTKTQSIYDDMKNHRENNSNQCVYTAHNSVIIDECKVTLATNGKSADFNAVEEEPWKHEK from the exons GTGTCATCATGGGTGCATTGTGTGGGGCACTTCTTCGCATGGCAACACCTATTAATCCTGATGTCGTCATGTTGATAGCCTTCCCAGGAGACATCCTGATGCGGATGCTAAAAATGTTGATTCTTCCTTTAATTATCTCAAGCTTAATCACAG GTCTGTCTGGCTTGGATGCTAAGGCTAGCGGTCGGTTAGGTACAAGAGCTATGGTCTACTATATGTCCACGACGATCATTGCTGCTATATTGGGAGTTATTCTGGTCTTAGCCATTCACCCAGGCAATCCAAAGCTCAAGAAACAgctgggagaaggaaagaagaatgaCGAAGTGTCCAGCCTTGATGCTTTCTTGGATCTTATCCGAAACTTGTTCCCCGAAAACCTCGTACAAGCATGCTTTCAGCAG ATTCAAACGGTCACCAAGAAAGTGCTTGTCCCTCAAGAGATCGATGAACCATCCAATGCAACAGACTCCATCTTTGACATGTTGAATGAGACAGAAGTGACGCCAGAACCTCAGCTAGTCATTAAGAAAGGCCTCGAATTTAAGGATGGCATGAATGTCTTAG GACTCATTGGGTTCTTCATTGCTTTTGGTATTACAATGGGCAAGATGGGAGACCAAGCCAAGATGATGGTGGATTTCTTCAATATCTTGAATGAGATTGTAATGAAGCTGGTAACCATGATTATGTG GTACTCGCCACTGGGCATTGCCTGCCTCATCTGTGGAAAAATCATTGCAATCAAGGACCTGGAGGTAGTTGCTAGGCAACTTGGAATGTACATGGTAACTGTGATCATAGGCCTTATCATCCATGGAGGGATCTTCTTGCCTTTGATTTACTTCGTGGTAACAAGGAAAAATCCCTTCACATTCTTTGTGGGCATCTTTCAGGCATGGATTACGGCACTAGGCACTGCTTCAAG TGCTGGTACACTGCCTGTTACCTTTCGCTGCCTTGAAGAAAACTTGGGCATTGATAAGCGTGTGACAAGATTTGTCTTGCCTGTCGGGGCCACTATTAACATGGATGGGACTGCCCTATATGAAGCTGTGGCAGCTATCTTCATAGCACAGATGAATGGAATTGCGCTGGATGGCGGACAGATAGTCACTGTCAG CCTGACAGCTACGCTTGCGAGTGTTGGAGCTGCAAGTATACCCAGTGCTGGATTGGTGACCATGCTTCTCATCCTCACTGCAGTGGGCCTTCCCACACAGGACATCAGCTTACTTGTTGCTGTAGATTGGCTTTT AGATCGAATGAGAACATCTGTCAATGTTGTGGGAGATTCCTTTGGAGCTGGCATTGTCTATCACCTCTCCAAGGCAGAGTTGGATAACATTGATGCCCATCACAAAGTGCACGAAGATATTGAAATGACCAAGACACAGTCCATTTATGATGACATGAAAAACCACAGGGAAAACAACTCAAACCAGTGTGTTTATACAGCCCACAACTCTGTCATAATAGATGAGTGCAAG GTCACCCTGGCAACAAACGGCAAATCTGCAGACTTCAATGCTGTTGAAGAAGAACCTTGGAAACATGAGAAATAA
- the SLC1A2 gene encoding excitatory amino acid transporter 2 isoform X1, with amino-acid sequence MASTEGANNMPKQVEVRMHESHLSPVEAKKKNLCVRFCLSLRKNLLLSLTVFGVIMGALCGALLRMATPINPDVVMLIAFPGDILMRMLKMLILPLIISSLITGLSGLDAKASGRLGTRAMVYYMSTTIIAAILGVILVLAIHPGNPKLKKQLGEGKKNDEVSSLDAFLDLIRNLFPENLVQACFQQIQTVTKKVLVPQEIDEPSNATDSIFDMLNETEVTPEPQLVIKKGLEFKDGMNVLGLIGFFIAFGITMGKMGDQAKMMVDFFNILNEIVMKLVTMIMWYSPLGIACLICGKIIAIKDLEVVARQLGMYMVTVIIGLIIHGGIFLPLIYFVVTRKNPFTFFVGIFQAWITALGTASSAGTLPVTFRCLEENLGIDKRVTRFVLPVGATINMDGTALYEAVAAIFIAQMNGIALDGGQIVTVSLTATLASVGAASIPSAGLVTMLLILTAVGLPTQDISLLVAVDWLLDRMRTSVNVVGDSFGAGIVYHLSKAELDNIDAHHKVHEDIEMTKTQSIYDDMKNHRENNSNQCVYTAHNSVIIDECKIEKH; translated from the exons GTGTCATCATGGGTGCATTGTGTGGGGCACTTCTTCGCATGGCAACACCTATTAATCCTGATGTCGTCATGTTGATAGCCTTCCCAGGAGACATCCTGATGCGGATGCTAAAAATGTTGATTCTTCCTTTAATTATCTCAAGCTTAATCACAG GTCTGTCTGGCTTGGATGCTAAGGCTAGCGGTCGGTTAGGTACAAGAGCTATGGTCTACTATATGTCCACGACGATCATTGCTGCTATATTGGGAGTTATTCTGGTCTTAGCCATTCACCCAGGCAATCCAAAGCTCAAGAAACAgctgggagaaggaaagaagaatgaCGAAGTGTCCAGCCTTGATGCTTTCTTGGATCTTATCCGAAACTTGTTCCCCGAAAACCTCGTACAAGCATGCTTTCAGCAG ATTCAAACGGTCACCAAGAAAGTGCTTGTCCCTCAAGAGATCGATGAACCATCCAATGCAACAGACTCCATCTTTGACATGTTGAATGAGACAGAAGTGACGCCAGAACCTCAGCTAGTCATTAAGAAAGGCCTCGAATTTAAGGATGGCATGAATGTCTTAG GACTCATTGGGTTCTTCATTGCTTTTGGTATTACAATGGGCAAGATGGGAGACCAAGCCAAGATGATGGTGGATTTCTTCAATATCTTGAATGAGATTGTAATGAAGCTGGTAACCATGATTATGTG GTACTCGCCACTGGGCATTGCCTGCCTCATCTGTGGAAAAATCATTGCAATCAAGGACCTGGAGGTAGTTGCTAGGCAACTTGGAATGTACATGGTAACTGTGATCATAGGCCTTATCATCCATGGAGGGATCTTCTTGCCTTTGATTTACTTCGTGGTAACAAGGAAAAATCCCTTCACATTCTTTGTGGGCATCTTTCAGGCATGGATTACGGCACTAGGCACTGCTTCAAG TGCTGGTACACTGCCTGTTACCTTTCGCTGCCTTGAAGAAAACTTGGGCATTGATAAGCGTGTGACAAGATTTGTCTTGCCTGTCGGGGCCACTATTAACATGGATGGGACTGCCCTATATGAAGCTGTGGCAGCTATCTTCATAGCACAGATGAATGGAATTGCGCTGGATGGCGGACAGATAGTCACTGTCAG CCTGACAGCTACGCTTGCGAGTGTTGGAGCTGCAAGTATACCCAGTGCTGGATTGGTGACCATGCTTCTCATCCTCACTGCAGTGGGCCTTCCCACACAGGACATCAGCTTACTTGTTGCTGTAGATTGGCTTTT AGATCGAATGAGAACATCTGTCAATGTTGTGGGAGATTCCTTTGGAGCTGGCATTGTCTATCACCTCTCCAAGGCAGAGTTGGATAACATTGATGCCCATCACAAAGTGCACGAAGATATTGAAATGACCAAGACACAGTCCATTTATGATGACATGAAAAACCACAGGGAAAACAACTCAAACCAGTGTGTTTATACAGCCCACAACTCTGTCATAATAGATGAGTGCAAG ATTGAGAAACATTGA